A genomic window from Lactobacillus sp. ESL0677 includes:
- a CDS encoding PTS transporter subunit IIC, whose product MDWNAIVQGILSVGAQVLIPILIMILGLIFGMKPSKAITSGLYLGTGFIGMSMAINQLTQTVSPAAKALAKYTGINLPAVDFGWTGAASITWSWTLAFLFFAVEIVVNIVMLLAKLTDTMNADMWNVWGVALTGYMVYQISGSLIWGFICGAIQVVICLKLGDMWSKEIANMLGYEGVTVTHIEAFTAIIMSPINKLMDYIPIFNREWDATALKKKIGVFSEPVVMGSIIGLLLALAGRYSLGDALNLAVTVGAVMAIFPVMAKFFMDALTPFGSTMSDFMKKHVKGRTFSIGLDWPILGQSTELWVTMVLMIPVSIIYAAVLPGNTILPIAGVINYCIGVGGLLLTGGNLLRMLVLGVIYEPVFLYGASYFANIFTKLAKSSTTIKVPAGSQVSWSSIEAPELRWAMAWAGRGNIWAIIALVALMVLFWLLYRSFKKNPIPTLKYKKAAKAE is encoded by the coding sequence ATGGACTGGAACGCGATAGTTCAAGGAATTTTAAGCGTTGGAGCTCAAGTATTAATTCCAATTTTAATTATGATTTTAGGACTAATATTTGGAATGAAGCCGTCTAAGGCTATAACTTCTGGACTGTATCTAGGAACTGGGTTTATTGGTATGTCAATGGCAATAAATCAATTAACTCAAACTGTTAGTCCTGCTGCTAAAGCTTTAGCCAAATATACTGGAATCAATTTACCTGCGGTAGATTTTGGCTGGACTGGTGCAGCTTCAATTACATGGAGTTGGACGTTAGCTTTTCTTTTCTTTGCAGTGGAAATTGTTGTAAACATCGTTATGCTTTTGGCAAAATTGACGGACACAATGAATGCAGATATGTGGAATGTTTGGGGAGTAGCCTTAACTGGTTATATGGTTTACCAAATTTCTGGTAGTTTAATTTGGGGCTTTATCTGTGGTGCAATTCAAGTAGTGATTTGCTTGAAGCTTGGCGACATGTGGAGTAAAGAAATTGCTAATATGTTAGGCTATGAAGGCGTTACTGTAACACACATTGAGGCTTTTACTGCTATTATTATGTCGCCTATTAACAAATTGATGGATTACATTCCGATTTTTAATCGTGAATGGGATGCTACAGCCTTAAAGAAAAAAATTGGTGTTTTTAGTGAACCAGTTGTAATGGGCTCAATTATTGGACTTTTGTTAGCTTTGGCTGGTCGCTATAGTTTGGGTGATGCTCTGAATTTAGCAGTTACTGTTGGAGCTGTAATGGCAATCTTTCCAGTTATGGCTAAGTTCTTTATGGATGCACTAACACCATTTGGGTCTACTATGAGTGACTTCATGAAAAAACACGTTAAAGGTAGAACATTCTCAATTGGATTAGACTGGCCTATTTTGGGTCAAAGTACTGAATTATGGGTAACAATGGTACTAATGATTCCAGTTTCGATTATCTATGCTGCAGTTTTGCCGGGGAATACTATTCTACCAATTGCTGGTGTAATTAATTATTGTATTGGTGTTGGTGGCTTACTGCTTACTGGTGGTAATTTATTAAGAATGTTGGTTTTGGGTGTGATTTACGAACCAGTCTTCTTATATGGAGCATCATATTTTGCAAATATCTTTACTAAATTAGCGAAATCGAGTACTACCATTAAAGTTCCAGCTGGTTCTCAAGTTTCGTGGAGTTCAATTGAAGCCCCTGAATTGAGATGGGCAATGGCTTGGGCTGGTCGTGGTAATATATGGGCAATCATTGCCTTAGTAGCATTGATGGTTTTGTTCTGGTTGCTGTATCGCTCATTTAAGAAAAATCCGATTCCTACTTTAAAGTATAAGAAAGCAGCTAAAGCCGAATAG
- a CDS encoding PTS sugar transporter subunit IIA, whose product MFYENLIDLNVSVSTEEQLFDLVGLRTINLKYANLGYITSLEKRELSYPTGLKFPKISLALPHVDPQYVKRPFIYIARTNQPLKLRQMGDNAEITANDFLFLGLKNGKKQPELLSQIISAFQDENFVGQFKEINTAEKMLQLVERKFEGLSK is encoded by the coding sequence TTGTTTTACGAAAATTTAATTGATTTAAATGTTTCTGTGTCTACTGAAGAGCAGTTATTTGATTTAGTTGGGTTAAGGACCATCAATTTGAAGTATGCAAACTTAGGTTATATTACGAGTCTTGAGAAAAGGGAACTCTCTTATCCGACTGGATTAAAATTTCCCAAAATATCCTTAGCGTTGCCACATGTGGATCCACAATATGTTAAACGACCATTTATATATATTGCGAGAACTAATCAGCCATTAAAATTAAGACAAATGGGTGATAATGCTGAGATAACAGCTAATGACTTTTTGTTTTTGGGTTTAAAGAATGGTAAAAAGCAACCTGAATTGCTATCTCAAATAATTTCAGCTTTTCAAGATGAAAACTTTGTTGGGCAATTTAAAGAAATAAATACTGCTGAAAAGATGCTTCAGTTAGTTGAAAGAAAGTTTGAGGGATTATCAAAATGA
- a CDS encoding 1-phosphofructokinase family hexose kinase: protein MDITITVNPSVDRLYQLKELKVGSLNRVNLIKKMVGGKGINAARVASNLGAKTAATGFLAGYNGQYIEDQACEDQYTADFIKIAGNTRNCYTIIQQNNKKTEINEHGDYLSSLNFTHLLNKLKSLIGSNKISAISLNGSLPPTQINNFYTKIINLIRTLDPKIKIILDTSGKALTEVLKSNSLPDFIKPNEQEIADLLSTTVTYDCYVLKKEITQSNLNKIQNIIVSLGAEGALVKHHEHFFQVKFNPVKIVNTEGSGDSVVGGLLYALDKQLDFKSAIRWAIASGTANAMETKTGFVQKNNVKQIMKTVELIPIK from the coding sequence ATGGATATTACAATTACAGTCAACCCATCCGTTGACCGTCTATACCAACTCAAAGAGTTAAAAGTAGGCTCACTTAATCGAGTCAATTTAATAAAAAAGATGGTTGGCGGTAAAGGAATTAATGCCGCTCGTGTTGCATCTAATCTTGGTGCAAAAACTGCAGCAACAGGTTTTTTAGCAGGTTACAACGGTCAATATATTGAAGATCAAGCATGTGAAGATCAATATACTGCTGATTTTATTAAGATTGCTGGTAACACCCGCAATTGCTACACAATAATTCAACAAAATAATAAAAAAACAGAAATTAATGAACATGGCGATTATTTATCTTCATTAAACTTTACACATTTACTCAATAAATTAAAATCATTAATAGGCAGTAACAAAATTTCAGCAATTTCTTTAAATGGCAGCTTACCTCCTACTCAAATTAATAATTTTTATACAAAAATTATTAATCTAATTAGAACTTTAGACCCAAAGATAAAAATCATTTTGGATACTTCCGGTAAAGCTTTAACAGAAGTATTAAAAAGTAACTCGTTGCCTGACTTTATTAAGCCTAATGAACAAGAAATTGCAGATCTTCTTTCAACTACAGTAACTTATGATTGTTACGTTTTAAAAAAGGAAATCACTCAGAGCAATCTAAATAAAATTCAAAATATTATTGTTTCATTAGGTGCCGAAGGTGCACTAGTTAAACATCATGAGCATTTCTTTCAAGTTAAGTTTAATCCAGTAAAGATAGTAAACACTGAAGGATCTGGTGACTCGGTTGTCGGTGGATTATTATATGCATTAGACAAACAGCTTGATTTCAAATCTGCTATCCGTTGGGCAATTGCCTCGGGAACAGCAAACGCTATGGAAACAAAAACAGGTTTTGTTCAAAAAAATAATGTTAAACAAATAATGAAAACCGTTGAATTGATCCCCATCAAATAA
- a CDS encoding class II aldolase/adducin family protein, with amino-acid sequence MKYPAGRIPFEYEREDLAKVVREVMERRDTNIVGGNISIKVQDEAGKDYYVMTPTMMSEAYMGYLNADQILVIEPHTRKVISGNGKVTREINMHEAIYDTNPDIKCVFHSHADQCMFWGTSGLNMPNVTEATQKLKEIRTLDWHPMCTEELAQYVAGEIKKLGSKALRNGFILNSHGTLFTSGGKDMDPLTALHKSLADVDITEYNAKVAYKQTVFQEIGVLDGYYSEGTKIGTWEDVKAGKALYNKKTAQNKKGD; translated from the coding sequence ATGAAATATCCTGCAGGAAGAATTCCTTTTGAATATGAACGTGAAGATTTAGCAAAAGTAGTTCGAGAAGTAATGGAACGTCGTGATACTAATATTGTCGGTGGAAATATTAGTATTAAAGTTCAAGACGAAGCTGGTAAAGATTACTATGTAATGACACCAACAATGATGTCAGAAGCATATATGGGTTATTTAAATGCTGATCAAATTTTAGTGATTGAACCACACACGCGTAAAGTTATTTCTGGAAATGGTAAGGTAACTCGTGAAATTAATATGCACGAAGCAATTTATGATACTAATCCAGATATTAAATGTGTCTTTCACTCTCATGCTGATCAATGTATGTTCTGGGGTACAAGTGGTTTGAATATGCCTAATGTTACAGAGGCTACACAAAAGTTGAAAGAAATAAGAACTCTAGATTGGCATCCAATGTGTACAGAAGAACTGGCGCAGTATGTTGCGGGAGAAATTAAAAAGCTGGGTTCAAAAGCTTTACGAAATGGTTTTATCCTAAACTCACATGGTACTTTGTTTACATCAGGTGGAAAGGATATGGATCCGCTAACTGCGTTACATAAGTCTTTAGCTGACGTAGATATTACTGAATATAATGCTAAGGTTGCATATAAGCAAACTGTATTTCAAGAAATTGGTGTCCTAGACGGATATTATTCCGAAGGTACAAAAATTGGTACTTGGGAAGATGTTAAAGCTGGTAAAGCACTTTATAACAAAAAAACAGCCCAAAATAAAAAGGGCGACTAA
- the araA gene encoding L-arabinose isomerase yields MLSIPKYEFWFAAGSQHLYGEEALNQVAEDSKKIVASLNENGNLPYKIVFKEVLTTADEITKFMKEANYDDNVAGVITWMHTFSPAKNWIRGSQLLQKPLLHFATQYLNYIPYETMDFDYMNLNQSAHGDREYGYINARLNMHNKVVYGHWQDPEVVKQIADWEDVAVAYDESFKTKICRFGDTMRNVAVTEGDKVQAQIQLGWTVDYYPVGDLIDEMDKVKESEIDDEYADLKSRYIMVQGDMDAKAYEDTVRYQLRQYIALKRFLERGGYTAFTSNFEDLHGMKQLEGLSAQLMMRDGYGFAGEGDWKTAGLLRIFKIMTHNKRTAFMEDYTLDLRKGHEAILGSHMLEVDPSIASEKPRVEVHPLDIGGKDDPARLVFSGGEGDAVDVTLADFRDNFKIVTYPVIGHKAEETPHLPVAKQMWTPKPGLKEGATKWIHAGGGHHTVMSFAATEEQVRDLATMYGVNLCDIE; encoded by the coding sequence ATGTTATCTATTCCAAAATATGAATTCTGGTTTGCTGCCGGTAGTCAACACCTTTATGGTGAAGAAGCTTTAAATCAAGTTGCAGAAGACTCTAAAAAAATTGTTGCTAGTTTAAATGAAAACGGCAATTTACCATATAAAATTGTGTTTAAAGAAGTACTAACAACTGCTGATGAAATTACTAAATTTATGAAAGAAGCTAATTATGATGACAATGTTGCCGGTGTAATTACTTGGATGCATACTTTTTCACCAGCTAAGAATTGGATTCGCGGTTCACAATTATTACAAAAGCCATTATTACATTTTGCTACGCAATACTTAAATTACATTCCTTACGAAACAATGGACTTTGACTACATGAACTTGAATCAAAGTGCTCACGGTGACCGGGAATATGGCTATATCAATGCTCGTTTGAATATGCATAATAAGGTTGTTTATGGTCACTGGCAAGATCCAGAAGTTGTAAAGCAAATTGCTGACTGGGAAGATGTTGCTGTTGCTTATGACGAATCATTTAAGACTAAGATTTGTCGTTTTGGTGATACGATGCGTAATGTTGCCGTTACAGAAGGTGACAAGGTTCAAGCACAAATTCAATTAGGTTGGACAGTTGATTACTATCCTGTTGGTGACTTAATTGACGAAATGGACAAAGTTAAAGAATCTGAAATTGATGACGAATATGCTGACCTGAAGTCGCGCTACATTATGGTTCAGGGCGATATGGATGCAAAAGCTTATGAAGATACTGTTCGCTATCAATTAAGACAATACATTGCTTTAAAGCGCTTCCTTGAACGCGGAGGTTATACTGCATTTACGTCAAACTTTGAAGACTTGCACGGAATGAAGCAATTGGAAGGTTTGTCAGCTCAATTGATGATGCGTGATGGTTATGGCTTTGCCGGTGAAGGTGACTGGAAGACTGCTGGATTGTTGCGGATTTTCAAGATTATGACACACAACAAGAGAACTGCATTTATGGAAGACTATACTCTTGACTTGCGTAAAGGTCATGAAGCTATTTTAGGTTCACACATGCTTGAAGTTGACCCATCCATTGCTTCTGAAAAGCCACGGGTTGAAGTTCACCCATTAGACATTGGTGGTAAGGATGATCCTGCACGTCTGGTATTCTCCGGTGGTGAAGGCGATGCTGTTGATGTAACTTTGGCTGACTTCCGTGATAACTTCAAGATTGTTACTTATCCAGTAATTGGTCATAAAGCTGAGGAGACACCACACTTACCTGTTGCTAAGCAAATGTGGACACCAAAACCTGGCCTTAAAGAAGGCGCCACTAAGTGGATTCATGCTGGCGGTGGTCACCATACTGTAATGTCATTTGCAGCTACTGAGGAACAAGTTCGCGACTTAGCTACAATGTATGGCGTTAACTTATGTGATATTGAATAA
- a CDS encoding DeoR/GlpR family DNA-binding transcription regulator, producing the protein MSLQEKRLTEINNILSKTGFMTTVDIAKNLQVSPMTIRRDLKRLEEQGQITRIYGGAQSNNQTESTTNEKIKKNIVEKKEIAKLLANKITNNSTIFLGAGTTLLMAVPLLIPKNLTFVTNSLPAFNEINKSDCRLLLTGGELHRNTEEFLGEKAENIFNGLNLDYALCSTNGISENRVTTSTIPEGNIQNIAIAHSEKSFVVADHTKLDHSDIITFQKLDKFDCLVTDPEIENEKVKKYSKYIKMIY; encoded by the coding sequence GTGAGTTTACAAGAAAAAAGATTAACAGAGATTAACAATATTCTAAGTAAAACAGGATTTATGACAACCGTTGATATTGCAAAAAATTTACAAGTTTCACCAATGACTATCAGACGTGATCTTAAGCGCTTAGAAGAACAAGGACAAATAACCAGAATTTATGGCGGAGCCCAAAGCAATAATCAGACAGAATCAACAACAAACGAAAAAATAAAGAAAAATATCGTTGAAAAAAAAGAAATCGCCAAATTATTAGCAAATAAAATTACTAATAACTCAACAATTTTTTTAGGTGCGGGAACCACTTTATTAATGGCAGTACCCCTATTAATACCTAAGAATTTGACTTTTGTAACTAACAGCTTGCCAGCTTTTAATGAAATAAATAAAAGTGACTGCCGCTTATTACTTACTGGTGGCGAACTACATAGAAATACCGAAGAATTCTTGGGAGAAAAAGCTGAAAATATTTTTAATGGTCTCAATTTAGATTATGCATTATGTTCTACCAACGGAATCAGTGAAAATCGTGTTACAACAAGCACAATACCTGAAGGCAACATTCAAAATATTGCCATTGCTCATTCTGAAAAATCATTTGTTGTAGCAGATCATACTAAATTAGATCATTCAGATATTATAACTTTTCAAAAATTAGATAAATTTGATTGTTTGGTAACAGATCCAGAAATTGAAAATGAAAAAGTTAAGAAATATTCAAAATATATTAAAATGATTTACTAA
- a CDS encoding L-ribulose-5-phosphate 4-epimerase: MLEQLKKEVYEANMQLPKLDLVTFTWGNVSGIDRDSGLFVIKPSGVEYEQMKPDDMVVVNLKGEVVEGSMNPSSDTPTHTVLYNAFPKIGGIVHTHSPWAVSFAAAKMDIPAMNTTHADTFYNAIPAADALTKAEIEEDYEGYTGQAIVRTFKERGLDYEATPGTLVSQHGPFCWGETPKKAVYNAKVLEVVAEEDYHTLQLTRANSELPQYLLDKHYYRKHGKNAYYGQSNAQSQTHAKRTGK; this comes from the coding sequence ATGTTAGAGCAACTAAAAAAAGAAGTTTATGAAGCTAACATGCAACTGCCTAAGCTAGATTTGGTTACCTTTACTTGGGGCAATGTGTCCGGAATTGACCGCGACAGTGGCTTATTTGTTATCAAACCTTCTGGTGTGGAATACGAGCAAATGAAACCCGATGATATGGTAGTGGTTAATCTTAAAGGCGAGGTAGTTGAAGGCTCGATGAACCCATCAAGTGATACGCCAACGCATACTGTTTTGTACAATGCCTTTCCTAAGATTGGCGGCATTGTCCATACGCATTCGCCTTGGGCCGTGTCTTTTGCGGCAGCCAAGATGGATATTCCAGCGATGAATACGACACATGCCGATACTTTTTATAATGCAATTCCAGCAGCCGATGCTTTAACTAAGGCTGAAATTGAGGAAGATTATGAAGGTTACACGGGTCAAGCAATTGTGCGGACGTTCAAAGAGCGCGGTTTAGATTATGAGGCAACTCCAGGAACACTAGTTAGTCAACATGGTCCGTTCTGCTGGGGCGAAACGCCAAAAAAGGCGGTATATAACGCTAAGGTGCTAGAAGTCGTGGCTGAGGAAGACTATCACACTTTGCAACTAACTCGAGCTAATAGCGAATTACCACAATATTTGCTGGATAAGCACTATTATCGCAAGCATGGTAAGAATGCCTATTATGGTCAAAGCAATGCACAGTCACAGACACATGCAAAGAGAACTGGGAAGTGA
- a CDS encoding PTS galactitol transporter subunit IIB: MKTILVCCGTGVATSPQVANKINDFLADQGLDQIAKATPEPVAEAKGSVENDANVIIYVGIAPADGELQEALDQNNVVGMVGLPWLTGMGQDEANQKVADIVKQAK; encoded by the coding sequence ATGAAAACTATTTTAGTTTGTTGTGGAACGGGCGTTGCTACTAGTCCTCAAGTTGCTAATAAAATTAATGATTTTTTAGCAGACCAAGGATTAGATCAAATTGCTAAAGCTACGCCAGAACCTGTTGCAGAAGCCAAAGGATCTGTTGAAAATGATGCTAATGTCATTATTTATGTTGGCATTGCTCCAGCTGATGGGGAACTTCAAGAAGCACTTGATCAAAATAACGTTGTTGGTATGGTAGGTTTACCATGGCTAACTGGTATGGGACAAGATGAAGCTAATCAAAAAGTAGCTGATATTGTTAAACAGGCAAAATAA
- a CDS encoding FGGY-family carbohydrate kinase, with amino-acid sequence MNITDTAELIRSGKTALGIEFGSTQIKAVLIDSKFRPLATGTFQWENSLKNGVWTYSKEEIWTGLRLSYQQLAANVSSKYHVKIEKIGAIGVSAMMHGYLAFDKNDQLLVPFRTWRNTITGDAAGELTKLFNFNIPLRWSIAHLYHAILHNEEHVKNIAYMTTLAGYVHWQLSGEKNIGIGDASGMFPVDQTGDFNSKMLEQFNNLPQVKKYPWEIRDILPKVLTAGQVAGHLTEQGAKLLDPTGTLQSGSVMAPPEGDAGTGMISTNSVRLRTGNISVGTSEFSMVVLDKPLKKVHRDIDIVATPDGLPVAMVHVNNCSSDINAWAEIFKEFAGRLGKNLSADELYSTLFLDATKSDPDAGGMVNYSYFSGEPVTNTDEGRPMLVRTPNSKFTLANFMLAQLYSAYAPLKIGMDVLTDEENVKTDVMIAQGGLFKTPVVGQQVLSNILNLPISVMLNASVGGPWGMAVLAQYAAQHESIALADYLDSQVFVDSEMMSLSPEPEGVKGAQKYIDCYKLALKLENQAEILKDEEE; translated from the coding sequence ATGAATATCACGGATACCGCTGAATTAATTCGGTCAGGTAAGACTGCTTTGGGAATTGAATTTGGTTCAACGCAAATTAAGGCAGTGTTAATTGATAGTAAGTTTAGGCCGCTAGCAACAGGTACTTTTCAATGGGAAAACAGTTTGAAGAACGGAGTTTGGACGTATTCAAAGGAAGAAATTTGGACTGGCTTGAGATTAAGCTATCAGCAGTTAGCAGCCAATGTTAGCAGCAAGTATCATGTCAAAATTGAAAAAATTGGGGCAATTGGTGTTAGTGCAATGATGCATGGTTATCTAGCATTTGATAAGAATGATCAATTGTTAGTCCCCTTTAGAACTTGGCGCAACACGATTACTGGTGATGCAGCTGGTGAGTTGACAAAGTTGTTTAATTTCAATATTCCACTTCGCTGGAGTATCGCGCACTTATATCACGCAATTCTACATAATGAAGAGCATGTTAAAAATATTGCATATATGACAACCTTAGCAGGATATGTTCATTGGCAATTATCTGGTGAAAAAAACATCGGCATTGGTGATGCGTCAGGAATGTTTCCTGTTGATCAAACAGGGGACTTTAATTCTAAGATGTTGGAACAATTTAATAATTTGCCACAAGTTAAGAAATATCCGTGGGAAATTAGAGATATTTTACCTAAGGTCTTAACTGCAGGACAAGTAGCTGGTCATTTAACTGAACAGGGTGCTAAGTTGCTTGATCCAACTGGAACGCTGCAAAGTGGCAGTGTAATGGCACCACCTGAAGGTGATGCTGGTACCGGCATGATTAGTACTAATAGTGTCCGGCTTAGAACCGGTAATATTTCTGTTGGTACTTCTGAATTTTCAATGGTAGTTTTGGATAAACCTCTCAAAAAAGTTCACCGCGATATCGATATTGTGGCAACCCCAGATGGCTTACCAGTAGCTATGGTTCACGTTAATAATTGTTCTTCTGATATTAATGCTTGGGCAGAAATTTTTAAGGAATTTGCTGGGCGATTAGGTAAGAATTTATCTGCAGATGAACTTTACAGCACTTTGTTCTTAGATGCGACTAAGTCAGACCCAGATGCTGGTGGCATGGTTAATTATAGTTACTTCTCTGGTGAGCCAGTGACTAATACCGATGAAGGTCGACCAATGCTTGTTAGAACTCCTAACAGTAAATTTACGTTAGCAAACTTTATGTTGGCACAACTTTATTCGGCCTATGCGCCGCTTAAGATTGGAATGGATGTTTTGACAGATGAAGAAAATGTCAAAACAGATGTCATGATTGCACAAGGTGGCTTATTTAAAACTCCGGTAGTTGGGCAGCAGGTGTTGTCAAACATCTTGAATTTACCAATTTCTGTCATGCTTAATGCCAGCGTTGGTGGCCCTTGGGGCATGGCAGTGCTTGCGCAATACGCTGCACAACATGAGTCAATAGCCTTAGCAGACTATCTAGATAGTCAAGTTTTTGTTGATTCAGAAATGATGAGTTTAAGTCCAGAGCCCGAAGGTGTCAAAGGTGCTCAAAAGTACATTGATTGCTATAAATTAGCACTGAAACTTGAAAATCAGGCAGAAATATTAAAGGACGAGGAAGAATAG